In Parageobacillus sp. KH3-4, the genomic window TCTCCATCATCATTGATAGAGATTTGGATATCATTTTGACTATTGAAGTTCTTTATGGCCCCGCCATTTTGTAGTTCGGTCATGTAAATCGTTACAAGAGTATTCACAATCTGAATGCCATCATCGTTTGCCGGGATATCACTTCCACGATCTTTTCGTTCTTTTATTTCTTTTTTCAGTTCACGAGTAATATCATTGTTGATTGCGTCTAAAATGCGGATGATTTTATTCTTTTGGAATTTCTTATCTTTTTCTTTTGTAAATGAAACAAAAGAGTTTATGTCTTTTTCTACTATCGCCACTTTGTCTCGTGGATCATATGTGAATAGGAATTCCCCATTTGCTAGACGTTCGATAATTTCATCGTTATCGAAACGGGGGTTAACGTCAATTGCACCGTCATATTCGACGAATGTAAGCGATTGATTGATAGTTGCCCCTGCACTTGCTCCTGCTACCCATGCAACTGTTTCAGCAGGTGTAAGAGTTTTTTCCGGCAACACTACACCGTTAGTTACATTGATAATCCCTTCATAATCTGCTGCATAATTAGGAACGACTCCGACAATTTTAATACCTTGTTCGTCCCTAACACGTTTGATAAAGGAGACAAATGTTGTTTTCAATTGTTCATCCCCATCAACAGGCAGCCCGATAGTATCAAAATGTTCTGTTTCGGCCGCAGCAAGAAAGTCCGTGTAATCCAGATTGGTAGGTATTCCATCTTGTCCGCCTGTCAATTTTGTTCCTGCTGTATCGGATAACGCTCCGGTTCCGGCAAATGTGACATAACCATTTGCTTTCAGTTCACCAAAATCAGCTACTGTTTGCTTGTCCACTGCCTTAGTGCCAACAAACGTAGTGACATCTTTTTTTGTGGAATCTAACACATTTGGTCCAATGACAATAGTGATATCATTCCCTTTTGAACCGCCATAAACAGCTGTAGCCGTCTGTCCTGTTCCAAATGTTGCGGTTGCTTTAGTTCCTTCATTAACACGATATGCCAGTACCGTTTTGCTTCGTTTTTTTGCTTCACGCAGCAATAAAAGAGATGGGTCACTTATGTCTAGTCCGATTTTCTTTTGCACATCGTCAGGACCCGTAATCTCTATAAATTTTTTCGGCTCACCCCAGCTAAGAACTAACGGAATCGCTACTCTTCCACGTTCACCAACGGACAATCGTTCATTTGCTGCAGAAGTAAAACGAAAATAAATACCAGCACGTTCTTTTTCAACGCCTGGTGTCCAAGTACCGCCGTTCATCTATTGTCTAACCTCCTTTTTCAGAAATGCTTGAATTCGCTTTTCTGCTTCTTTTTTAGTTGCTTGAGTTTCTTTATAATCAAAAAAAGCACCATCAAAAACTTCTGGTTTTACACCGAATAGTTTTTGAGAGTGCTGTCTCAATTCATATAAAAAGAATTCCGGTTCTTCTTTGACATTTTCCACTTTCTTTTCAGCCACTTTATTTCACCCCGCTATCGACACCAACATCTTGAAGTGGTGTATATTGTTCTTTTTCGTAGTAATATCTGCTATTCCAGGTTAGCTGGATAATCGCTACTCCACTGTCTGCTATTCTTGTTTCTATTCGGCTAATTCGGATATAATCACCCGTTTCCTCCCCATCTGGCTTCAACAAAGGAATGAGATTCCTCTTTGTTCTGATTGCGTCTGCTATCCTCTCTGCTTCATCAGAAGCCTTCTGCGAATCCTTATGAAACAGTTTAACCGACAAGCTAAAAGTCTTTTTGAATGTTGAAACAGTATCTGGGCTTTCAAAAACAAATGGTTCCGGGAAGTATAGAGATGGCGTCTGAAATCCTTCCGGAACTGGCTTGTCATAAACCTTAACTGGGAAAATTTTATAAATGTAACTCATGATAGACCCGACTTCCTGGTTCATACGCCGCCTCCTAAAATGTATCCAGCCATTGTTGGACCTTTTTTTCTAAGCTTTTTGGGAACATTTTTTCGAAAATCACAAGGGCGTTGTCCCAATAATGGCTGCCTTCGACCCATTGAAACTTAAGTAACATTCCGCTTTCTTTCTCGTCAGGGTCATATTCAAAACGATCCCCTTTCCACCTTCCTGGGACCCATCTACGATCTTGGTTTTTGTTAGGATCTATTGTGAAATGTCCATCATTGACATAAGAAGCATAATCAAGATTGGTACCGACATGAAGAGCAAGCCCACCACTTTTTATTTCCCAAACGTTTTCGCTGTCGCCTTTCTTGAAAGAGTTTAAGAGATTACGAGTGTCTACCGTTTGGGTACGGATGATTTCATCCTGAACAATGTCAAGAAACTTCATTCCCATACCCTCAAGCCATAATGCTATTTCTTTTCTTAAGCCACCATTGGTAGCCTTATCGAGTTTTTTTATCAATTCATCCAATCCTTTTATTTTCATAGGTTTTCTCTCCTAACAGCTGTTACTTCAATATGGTGGTTCCGAATCTTTTTAGGGATTTGGAGTATGAATTCAACTCCATTCCAAACCACCTTATCATTGACACGGATATCGGCGTTCGGAAGAAAATGAATCAAAAAAGATTGAATGATTGTGTTGTTTGGATCCCCTTGAACAATGGTTTGATTTTTTTCCGTAAAATAACATGGCTCATTGACCAGATCCGGTGTCTCGGGATATTCATATTCCGGTTGAAAATCCTCAATTGGTACCCCAAAGCTACCACTAGGTTCATCATTAGTTGCTGTCAAATGGTAAACATCACAACGGTGAATAAGCAAGTTGCGATAACTCATAAGGCTCTCATCCTAAATTTGATAGATTCATTGGTTGAGGACTCAATAATATATTCTTTGAGTAATCCGTAAACATCAGGTTTACGCAGTACACTGCCGTCTCCCAATGTATATGAATAATCGCCGATTTTTTCAGATTTGTAGCCTTTTACGATGGACTCATCACTGTTGATCAAAGCAAAGAACTGTGCCATCTTCAAAAGAGCAAGCTTTGCTTTTTCCGGAAGTGGATCATATTCTGAAAAGTCATGGCCAACAATACTTTCGATTTCAACTTCCGCTTCTATGATGTCTTGCTCCAATAGTGAATCAGATCTTTCTTTCACGACATCAAAAACAGAATAAGCTTTTAAATCAGCAGGAGTGATGAGCATATATCATCACTCCTCTTTAGATGAACTATTTTCCTTTTGTGGTTTCACTTCTTCCAAGTCTTCGTATTTACTTAACAGCTTGTCTCTCTCTTTCGCTGATACTTCAACAGGTTCATTTGCATAGAAAAAGCGCCCGCCACCAATATGAAGAGCGCCTTTTTTGCGTTTATATTGAATTTTAGGCATTGATAAACTCCCTCCTTAAAGCTTACTTCCTGTCATCCATGCAACTGCATCTACTTCACGGACAACTGCGTCAAGGTAAGCATAAAGAACATGATAAGTTGCATCTTTGGCCGCAGCTGTTGCTCCTTCAGCAGTACGGATATAACGTAATTGACGAGTAAACACCGGTTTCAAGTTACTCATCGGAGTTAAAGCAGCAAATCCACTTTGCAATTCTGCTACCACCTCAACAGGATAACCTGCTAAACGAGTAATTTTCCCATCTTGAAGAACAGCATCACCAAATCCAGTTTGGCGTTGTGATACCATAGCAACTAATTTATCATTTGTTTTTTGTGTGATGAACCAAGTGATGTCTGAAAAGCTTTTATAACGTTCTGGTAACAATTGAATGTGATTCACAAAATCTAAAATGGTAGGTTCGTTATTTGCCAAATCTGTTTTGTATGGTGATTGTTTCATTTTCTTAACAAAACCATCTAAGATGCTTAGAAAAGGATCTGGAGTCGTACCATCTTCTAATTTGGCATCAACATCGCCATTGAAAATCAAATCTTGCAGATCTACCCCGAATTGTCGCTGAATCATGTTAATAACTTTTTCTTCAACGTTATCCCCACGTGCTGAAACCGAATAATATACATCATCATTTTGCAGCCATTCATCCCATTTCACTTTTTTAACAGCATACGGAATCTGACGATTACTAATTGAACCCGTGCCTGTTGGATTATCGTCCTTTCCAGCTTGACGAATTTTCCGACGACCAACAGAAAGCGCATCAATATTTCCTGCTGGTACATCCCGATAGATTGGTTGTAGTTTTGGAAGTGTAGAAGCATTGTTAATAGTATCCACCAAGAACGCTTCGGCATCACTTCTTGCCATCGGAATATCTAAATTCTTTTTGATTGTTGCCACTGCAGCTTCCTTCGTTAAAATTGTTTGATTATCCATTCTTTATTCCTCCTTTATTTACTGAAATAGACGCATATATCCTTTTTGTACGTCAGTTTGTTGTGGACTCGGCGGGTCCTGATCAGCTTGTTTAGAAATTCCTCGTGCTTTTTCAACGGCATCCAAACGTTTCATGATAGGATCCAATTTTGCATCGAGAATTTCACCAAGCTGTTTTGCAATATCTTCCTCACCAGATTGCTGGCCTTCGCCTTGGTTAGAAACGCCTTCTCCCTTTTCAATTTCATCCAGACGCTTTGTGATCGCTGATAGCTTTTCATCAAGTAGTTTTTCGATATCCTCTTTTTTCACTTCTTCTTCCTCCTCTTCAAGCGCAATTAAGTCAGCAAGAGCTGCGTGCGCATCTTTGATTTTTTGCATGTTGGCAGCAGAAATTTTCCTTCCTGCTTTTTGAATATCTTCAGGTGGCTTCCCGATAGCCTTCAAAACATTGTCGGCAAGCAAAATCTCATTCATGATGTCAACGAAATCCTGAATGGCTTCTCGAATTTTTGTTTCATCTTCTTCAAATACATATTTATCCATTTGCCAGTTATAGGACCGGATGGTTGTTTCAAAGCTATCCATGGCCGCCCAAAAGTTTCTAGCTTTTTTACCTTGCTCATATTTGTCACGAACCGCGCCTTTTTGAATCTTCTCACCAGTGAAAAAGTTTTTAAGCAAATTAAAAAAGCCCTTCACTTCGTCATCTTCATTTGACTTCGTGACAGGCTTTTCTTCTTGTTTTTCTATTACCTCGGCAGTGCCGGCCATCGAATAACCGGTGATTTCGCCTTTCTTTATTTGCTCCCATATCTCATCAGAAGCCTTTGTAACGAGTACCCAAGAACCTTTTTTAATTTCTTCATCGCCGATTTTAAAATCTGTAGGAGCAATATAAGATTCAACCACTTCCCCTACACCGGCATTAAAATCATGTTGCTTGTCAATATTGCGATAATCCTTCATAAAAACATGCGCGGCTTTTTCGATTTCTTCTGCTGTCATAAAATCTCCGTGGGCATCTACCACATCCGGTTCATAGACCACACCGTAGACTAGCTTTTGTTCTTCCTCATCCTTGTTAATAAAAACCCTTACTTCTTTTTGGAAGGTTGGCTGCTTATCAGATTTTGTAAGGAAAAAGCGTTTCTGATTGGCCCCTTTATCCACATAACTAACATGTGTAATGTGGGCATTTACTAATTCTCTCGGCATTATGGACTCACCTCCTTTCGGTCTTCACTTTTAATACAGTCTGAACAAATTCCTGGATGTTCTTCGTATTCTTTGTCATTTAACCAAGCATGGCATTTTTTACAGAAACCAAGTCCATCCGCAATCATTTTCTAATCACCACCTAACTATTCAATTCCTTCAAAGCTTCTTGTCGCAATTGCTCCTTTTCTTCTTGAGAAAGGCCAAGAATTGATTCATCGACCACTGGACCCATGGTGCAATGGCAATTCACACGCTCTTTCGCAGATAACGAAGGATCACGGGGATACTGACATGTTTCGCCGCTACCCTCTATTTTAAATTCCTCATCCACACCAACCTCTACGCCATCCATGGCCACATGATTTTCACGAGGTTGATTTTTCTTACTACCAGAATGCTTCCACTTCTTTTTTACAACCGCAGGACTTTGCATATATGATTCCCATTGAGCACGACTGGAAGCAGTAAGAATTTCTGTGATAGCAGTGGTCCTGGCTCTCTTTCTATCAAATTCAGGCAAATCCTTCATTTTCAGTTCAACATCTTGGATCGAGTCCCCGTTCTCGATGGCATCAGTCAACACCTTTTCAATAGCTTTATGAGTATTCAACTGCATTAAATCAGCCAGCTTAGTAGACCAGTCCTTTACCCAATTCGTTGTTTGAGTGGATGTCTCTACAAAAGGAATATCCGGATCAATTGATTCCATCAACTTTTTGCATAATTCCTCAATGGTCAATTGAAGAAATTCTGCTGTTACTTCACCGAATTCCTCTGCAAATTCATCTGTAGCAAAAAGATTGTTTGTGAAGTATTGTAGAATGGCTTCTAAAGTTGGTTTGTCATCCTTTGAAACAAATGCTTTCATTTCTTTTAAATAAAGCTTCCGCTGATTCCTAAGTAGCTTAGCAATTTTCTTTTCATAGTCTTCAACGATTTTGGGCAAAATCTCTAGCCCCGGGAAGTCTGGAACAACATCAGTGAGCTTTTCATCGTCTTCTTCCTCGGCCTTCTGGATAAATGCATTCAAACTTTGCAGGAGTTGTTCAACCTTACTCATACTTTCAACTCCTCAAGAACATCTCGTATATCTTTGAGCAGCATAATCAAATCGTTCTGTTGCTCTTTTGATTTCTGCATAAGAATCGGCATAGTTGATTGCTGTTCTTTCAACAACAATTGGAATGGTTTGTTGTACTCTGCCGGCCACTCTTCAAGCGTTTTTCCTAAAACCCTACCTAATAGATCTCTCAAATCATTCGGCGATGCAGCTCCAGCGTTAATAAAAGGTGTTAGGACTTTTGCGATTTCTATCGGGTCCCTAAAATCTGGACCTTTTAACGTGATTTTTACATGTTGCAATTCCAGAGCCGGTAGAAACAATGTATTTAATTTGTTAGCAAGGAAGTTCCTTTCCGGTTGGAAAACTTGTTCTTCTGTGATTTTTCGTGCTGTATCTGCTGTTGCACGGTTGTATTCATGGGCTTCGCCGGTATATAAGGGCGGAAGTCGAAAAGCCGAACGCAACTTTTCGCGTGTTTTTTGATCATATTCAAGAAACAAAGCATCCTGCTGCAGAACTTCCGCTAAGGATTTTATTTGCACCTTTACTGGCATCGGTTTGTCCGTTCCAGTATCTGTTGTTGTTTCGATCCCTTCTGCCTCGAGCAACAGGAATTTATGAGCGTTCTCCACTCCCTCGATGCTGTTCATGTATTCCTGGAGTTGATTGAAAGATTGTTCTGATAACATCCCATTCTCGACAATTATTGCAGCAGGAGTGTGCCTTCCTTGCTTGAAATACATATAGTTCAATTCTTCTGCTTTCCTAGCACCATAAAGGCTAACAATGTGCCCAATCCATCGAGGGATCCCGTACGTGCCACTTCCAATCTTGAAGTGAATAACTTCGGTTGCTCTCAAGTTCTCAGGTGTGTTTTCATCAAACTTCCCATTTGTTAGATTCATCACTCGTGGATCGCCATACTCTTTGAAGAAAACTTTTTTCCCGTTCACCATCTGCACATACCGACGGAATTTCTTCCATCGCTTAATCTTTTTTGATACACCGTTTTCTGTAATCGTAAATTCAACTTCCTCCGGAACCGTATAAGTACACACCCTCATGTTTTGACAGTCGATATATTCAATTCCGGCCGGCCTTCCTAGCCCATCTCTCAAAACTTCGATAAAGCCGTTTCCCGTCTTTTCACGATCTTCAAGAGCATATCCTAAAATTGTTTCAGCCGATTCATCAAAATGGAGATACTTGATGAATTCTTCTAATCTCACCCATTCATTTTCAGCTTGTTTCTTTACTTTCTCCGAAACATCTTTTGCATTGATATCGAAAGTGTAATCTGGTTGGAGTCCAAAACCTACAATATTGGTTCGATAAGCATCTACGCATTGCTGAAGTATCGTCGAGTATTCAGCAATTCGTTTCAATTCCTTTAAATTGTACGGAGGTTCGATTACTTCATCGCTGTACAAATTCTTGAATTCATCTTCATATATTTGGCGTGTCGTTGTGCTTGGTGCTTCTACCTTCACAACACGCACTCTCATTTGTTGCTGTGCCATAGCCTACCTCCTTTCTCTGTTTGGTCTTTGCCGTACTTTCGGTTTTTCTTTCAAGTCCTCTACCTCATAATCATCTAGTGCATACCAGATGGCCGAAAGAGTATGCGGGTCAATGTTAAACTCGTCTTCGATGATGTTTCCGTTTTTGTCTTTGGCATATGTTAAATCTTTTAATTCAAAAATGGTGTTCGTACATCTATCCGAACAAATGATTTTTTTAAACCTCTTGATTTTCTTAGTGTATTGTAAACGAGAGCCTGGAAACTTTAGTGCTCCTACCATATTGAACCCCTGTTTGCGGTAGTATCGAATGGTTTTTGGTTCCGCACTATCGGCTTTGATAAGCTCCTGCGTTTCTTTAAACTCGGATATCTCCTCGGCCGTTTCATCGTCCGTCATTTGATTCTTGTAATACTCCCAATAGATATAAAGGTATTTTTTATCAGGGTCCACCGCCAAACGTATAACGGCGTTATAAGAATCAACAAAACCAAAGTCCATGCCAACACGCTTTATCGGCTTACGAATGTTTGAAATAGCTTCCATAACTTTATCATGCGGAGCTACTTCAAATTGAGGAAATACCCGAACTCCGTTAACGCCAAAATGACCTTTCCGGGCAACGCGGTAAAGGTCTGGGTCATAGTCTTTTAGTTCTTCCAATTGAGCGATATAACTTTCAGGCAAAAATAAATTATCATCAGCAGTTGAGTGATGATAATAGGTGTCGTTTGTTATGATTGTCCGTTTTTCATAAAGTTCTTCGTCATCCAAAATCAAACGCTTATTTTGTTCATCTTTAAAAAAATGTCGGTAGGTCCAGTTGTTCTTGCTCACTGGATTTGTTGACAGGATCATATGAAGCTTCAATGTTGGATGACGTAAGCGTCCGAGCAGTTCTTTAAAACCTTCATATTTGACTTCGGAACACTCTTCAACCCATATGATTGAGACGTTATGGATTGATTTCAGCTTGGCCGGCTTGTCCATTCCTTTAAAGATGATTTTTGACCCGTTAGGAAAACGAATTTGCATGGGAGATGTCAAACATTCGATTATGTTTTCCAAACCCAAGTCATGGACAATTTCCTCAAGTAACGAATACGTTGAATCCCTATGAGTATCATAGACCTCACGAACAACTAAGGCCGTGCGTTTTTCACTCAATAGTTTTAGAATTAGTTTTAAAGCAATATGATAACTTTTACCGGATCCGTAACCGCCGACAAGAAAGTAAAACTTATGGTTCCAATCAAACAGAAAGTCTTCAAAATGAGGGTTGACTTCTTTTTCAATAATCATGAATCCTCACCCTTGCCTTTCCGCTTGATGAGGATTTCAATCGGCTTGTCGTCGGAACCGGAAGAGATTTTTTCAACCTCCGCCTTCGTTTTCTCGATTCCTAACCGCATTTGCTCAAGTTTCAATCGACGCTCATCATCTTCATGAGCCAGTTCATTAAACTGCTTAATTAAGCTTCTAAGCTCACTCATGGCCCTAGACTGTGCGTTGAGAAAGGTAGCATGACGATCCCAGGCAAATTGGAATTCCCACTCTGTCTCTGAGCTACTTGAATTTTCTCCCCAACTTTCTTTCTCCTTCTTCAATTCTTTAATCATTTCATCCTTCGATTCAACAAACATAATTTTCTGTGCTCGTATAATCGCAGCATATTGAATCATGATCTGATCCCAAATAAGATCAGCAGGACTTTTCTCTTCCAACATCCCCATGATTTCAAGTGTTTCTTGCGGGATGTATTTCGAGAAGAAGCCATGCTTCAATGCGTTCTGGTTGCCTTTTGGAGCCGCACCACCTTTATTTCCCTTTGCATTTATATTCCCTATAGGTGCGCCCCTTTTATTTTTTGTGTGCACACTTTTTTCTTTGTGTGCACCCTTTCCACGCGTCCAACCGTAACGCTTTTTCCATGACTTGACCGTATTTAAAGACACGCCATATTTTTCAGCAATGTCCTTGTATTTCATGCCTTTGACATAATCTTTTTCAGCTTGAATATATTTTTCCGTCACCTGCTACATCACCTGCCACCTCCGACTATTTGTGTTTGTTTTGGAGCAAAAGAAAAGCACCACATTGGGTGCTGAATAATTATTTAACTGATTTCTTTCGGCAAATAGTAGTTCATGTAATATTCTACATCATACAAGAAACTGTATACGTTATTATAAGTTATTCTTCCTACTATAGAAGCAATTGCTTCATGGACAGCTGGCCTATAATAATTAAACAATTTATTATCCTTATACAAATTTTCAATT contains:
- a CDS encoding phage tail sheath family protein; translated protein: MNGGTWTPGVEKERAGIYFRFTSAANERLSVGERGRVAIPLVLSWGEPKKFIEITGPDDVQKKIGLDISDPSLLLLREAKKRSKTVLAYRVNEGTKATATFGTGQTATAVYGGSKGNDITIVIGPNVLDSTKKDVTTFVGTKAVDKQTVADFGELKANGYVTFAGTGALSDTAGTKLTGGQDGIPTNLDYTDFLAAAETEHFDTIGLPVDGDEQLKTTFVSFIKRVRDEQGIKIVGVVPNYAADYEGIINVTNGVVLPEKTLTPAETVAWVAGASAGATINQSLTFVEYDGAIDVNPRFDNDEIIERLANGEFLFTYDPRDKVAIVEKDINSFVSFTKEKDKKFQKNKIIRILDAINNDITRELKKEIKERKDRGSDIPANDDGIQIVNTLVTIYMTELQNGGAIKNFNSQNDIQISINDDGDGFYINIGVQPIDSTEKFYFGVEVR
- a CDS encoding phage portal protein → MAQQQMRVRVVKVEAPSTTTRQIYEDEFKNLYSDEVIEPPYNLKELKRIAEYSTILQQCVDAYRTNIVGFGLQPDYTFDINAKDVSEKVKKQAENEWVRLEEFIKYLHFDESAETILGYALEDREKTGNGFIEVLRDGLGRPAGIEYIDCQNMRVCTYTVPEEVEFTITENGVSKKIKRWKKFRRYVQMVNGKKVFFKEYGDPRVMNLTNGKFDENTPENLRATEVIHFKIGSGTYGIPRWIGHIVSLYGARKAEELNYMYFKQGRHTPAAIIVENGMLSEQSFNQLQEYMNSIEGVENAHKFLLLEAEGIETTTDTGTDKPMPVKVQIKSLAEVLQQDALFLEYDQKTREKLRSAFRLPPLYTGEAHEYNRATADTARKITEEQVFQPERNFLANKLNTLFLPALELQHVKITLKGPDFRDPIEIAKVLTPFINAGAASPNDLRDLLGRVLGKTLEEWPAEYNKPFQLLLKEQQSTMPILMQKSKEQQNDLIMLLKDIRDVLEELKV
- the terS gene encoding phage terminase small subunit gives rise to the protein MTEKYIQAEKDYVKGMKYKDIAEKYGVSLNTVKSWKKRYGWTRGKGAHKEKSVHTKNKRGAPIGNINAKGNKGGAAPKGNQNALKHGFFSKYIPQETLEIMGMLEEKSPADLIWDQIMIQYAAIIRAQKIMFVESKDEMIKELKKEKESWGENSSSSETEWEFQFAWDRHATFLNAQSRAMSELRSLIKQFNELAHEDDERRLKLEQMRLGIEKTKAEVEKISSGSDDKPIEILIKRKGKGEDS
- a CDS encoding phage major capsid protein; this encodes MDNQTILTKEAAVATIKKNLDIPMARSDAEAFLVDTINNASTLPKLQPIYRDVPAGNIDALSVGRRKIRQAGKDDNPTGTGSISNRQIPYAVKKVKWDEWLQNDDVYYSVSARGDNVEEKVINMIQRQFGVDLQDLIFNGDVDAKLEDGTTPDPFLSILDGFVKKMKQSPYKTDLANNEPTILDFVNHIQLLPERYKSFSDITWFITQKTNDKLVAMVSQRQTGFGDAVLQDGKITRLAGYPVEVVAELQSGFAALTPMSNLKPVFTRQLRYIRTAEGATAAAKDATYHVLYAYLDAVVREVDAVAWMTGSKL
- a CDS encoding HK97 gp10 family phage protein, which codes for MKIKGLDELIKKLDKATNGGLRKEIALWLEGMGMKFLDIVQDEIIRTQTVDTRNLLNSFKKGDSENVWEIKSGGLALHVGTNLDYASYVNDGHFTIDPNKNQDRRWVPGRWKGDRFEYDPDEKESGMLLKFQWVEGSHYWDNALVIFEKMFPKSLEKKVQQWLDTF
- a CDS encoding DUF3599 family protein; amino-acid sequence: MSYRNLLIHRCDVYHLTATNDEPSGSFGVPIEDFQPEYEYPETPDLVNEPCYFTEKNQTIVQGDPNNTIIQSFLIHFLPNADIRVNDKVVWNGVEFILQIPKKIRNHHIEVTAVRRENL
- a CDS encoding PBSX family phage terminase large subunit, translating into MEKEVNPHFEDFLFDWNHKFYFLVGGYGSGKSYHIALKLILKLLSEKRTALVVREVYDTHRDSTYSLLEEIVHDLGLENIIECLTSPMQIRFPNGSKIIFKGMDKPAKLKSIHNVSIIWVEECSEVKYEGFKELLGRLRHPTLKLHMILSTNPVSKNNWTYRHFFKDEQNKRLILDDEELYEKRTIITNDTYYHHSTADDNLFLPESYIAQLEELKDYDPDLYRVARKGHFGVNGVRVFPQFEVAPHDKVMEAISNIRKPIKRVGMDFGFVDSYNAVIRLAVDPDKKYLYIYWEYYKNQMTDDETAEEISEFKETQELIKADSAEPKTIRYYRKQGFNMVGALKFPGSRLQYTKKIKRFKKIICSDRCTNTIFELKDLTYAKDKNGNIIEDEFNIDPHTLSAIWYALDDYEVEDLKEKPKVRQRPNRERR
- a CDS encoding XkdF-like putative serine protease domain-containing protein produces the protein MPRELVNAHITHVSYVDKGANQKRFFLTKSDKQPTFQKEVRVFINKDEEEQKLVYGVVYEPDVVDAHGDFMTAEEIEKAAHVFMKDYRNIDKQHDFNAGVGEVVESYIAPTDFKIGDEEIKKGSWVLVTKASDEIWEQIKKGEITGYSMAGTAEVIEKQEEKPVTKSNEDDEVKGFFNLLKNFFTGEKIQKGAVRDKYEQGKKARNFWAAMDSFETTIRSYNWQMDKYVFEEDETKIREAIQDFVDIMNEILLADNVLKAIGKPPEDIQKAGRKISAANMQKIKDAHAALADLIALEEEEEEVKKEDIEKLLDEKLSAITKRLDEIEKGEGVSNQGEGQQSGEEDIAKQLGEILDAKLDPIMKRLDAVEKARGISKQADQDPPSPQQTDVQKGYMRLFQ
- a CDS encoding DUF6838 family protein: MNQEVGSIMSYIYKIFPVKVYDKPVPEGFQTPSLYFPEPFVFESPDTVSTFKKTFSLSVKLFHKDSQKASDEAERIADAIRTKRNLIPLLKPDGEETGDYIRISRIETRIADSGVAIIQLTWNSRYYYEKEQYTPLQDVGVDSGVK
- a CDS encoding DUF3199 family protein, whose translation is MLITPADLKAYSVFDVVKERSDSLLEQDIIEAEVEIESIVGHDFSEYDPLPEKAKLALLKMAQFFALINSDESIVKGYKSEKIGDYSYTLGDGSVLRKPDVYGLLKEYIIESSTNESIKFRMRAL
- a CDS encoding phage minor head protein; translated protein: MSKVEQLLQSLNAFIQKAEEEDDEKLTDVVPDFPGLEILPKIVEDYEKKIAKLLRNQRKLYLKEMKAFVSKDDKPTLEAILQYFTNNLFATDEFAEEFGEVTAEFLQLTIEELCKKLMESIDPDIPFVETSTQTTNWVKDWSTKLADLMQLNTHKAIEKVLTDAIENGDSIQDVELKMKDLPEFDRKRARTTAITEILTASSRAQWESYMQSPAVVKKKWKHSGSKKNQPRENHVAMDGVEVGVDEEFKIEGSGETCQYPRDPSLSAKERVNCHCTMGPVVDESILGLSQEEKEQLRQEALKELNS